The following are encoded together in the Pseudidiomarina andamanensis genome:
- a CDS encoding beta propeller repeat protein: MTTQLRLSLLLAVSFVLAGCGGDSTDEKPDTPPITGKLETIFANQVTVEFLAQDGESQLAGTTSGLYWRAHPDAQWQLRSPTNTAVKGVAIIAPSYYVAAFERDDIADDSAPSPLYHSQDAGETWTQIDHNFGGEFHDAIRNLAYDTGTDQLYAVGSTSLAVTDVTATNWTLLHGEWDGFATGLRLLYVDSPRQQVWFGGQGAVENGYLVRYDRSSGTVQEWHELLPAPATFIGGLVHPLTPSTVLFSGEGGIVLSTDSGKQWQTPMGDVDHTFYWDVVLADDGTLYTAQYDKLSAEQPLIVECSTDNGETWVENDLSDETSRGGVKSLMLVPRASETMLYLGLWDNGIKAIALTDLSC; encoded by the coding sequence ATGACAACACAATTACGATTAAGTCTACTTTTGGCCGTCAGTTTTGTGCTCGCCGGTTGCGGCGGTGACTCGACTGATGAAAAACCCGATACTCCGCCGATTACAGGAAAACTGGAGACTATCTTTGCCAATCAAGTTACCGTTGAGTTTTTGGCGCAAGACGGTGAATCGCAGCTCGCTGGCACAACCTCGGGGCTATATTGGCGAGCTCATCCTGATGCCCAGTGGCAATTGCGTTCCCCAACCAACACGGCTGTTAAAGGGGTCGCCATTATTGCTCCGAGCTATTACGTGGCTGCATTTGAGCGCGACGATATTGCCGATGATTCAGCACCATCTCCGCTCTATCACAGCCAAGATGCAGGCGAAACCTGGACGCAAATTGATCACAACTTTGGTGGCGAATTTCACGACGCCATACGCAACTTAGCGTACGACACCGGTACCGACCAACTATACGCAGTAGGCAGTACATCGCTCGCCGTGACTGACGTGACCGCTACCAACTGGACACTGCTGCACGGCGAGTGGGACGGATTCGCCACAGGACTGCGCCTACTTTATGTCGATAGCCCAAGACAACAAGTTTGGTTTGGTGGCCAAGGTGCGGTCGAGAATGGCTATTTGGTACGCTACGACCGGAGCAGCGGTACCGTACAAGAATGGCATGAACTATTACCTGCGCCAGCCACTTTCATTGGTGGCCTAGTCCATCCGCTAACGCCATCCACTGTGCTATTCAGTGGTGAAGGCGGCATTGTGTTGAGTACCGACAGCGGCAAACAATGGCAAACCCCAATGGGCGACGTTGATCATACATTTTACTGGGACGTTGTATTAGCCGACGACGGCACGCTGTATACCGCGCAATACGACAAACTTTCAGCTGAACAACCGTTGATAGTTGAGTGCAGTACCGATAACGGCGAAACGTGGGTTGAAAATGACTTGTCAGATGAAACCAGTCGCGGCGGAGTAAAAAGCTTGATGCTTGTGCCAAGGGCCTCCGAAACAATGCTCTACCTCGGTTTATGGGATAACGGCATCAAAGCTATCGCGCTTACTGACCTTAGCTGCTAA
- a CDS encoding DUF2474 family protein, translated as MTKPTWQRWLWFIGIWAAGVITITLVGLIIRAVLL; from the coding sequence ATGACTAAACCAACTTGGCAGCGCTGGTTATGGTTTATCGGCATATGGGCCGCCGGGGTGATCACCATCACCCTCGTCGGCTTGATTATTCGAGCGGTATTGTTGTAG
- a CDS encoding HindVP family restriction endonuclease, whose amino-acid sequence MAIHTNTSAVYLCTNQELQVEAREEGFDFIFGTDVANNELSFLFESKFEPYQEYSRTDIKGIDLVLKLGDSFIRALEVKLTVIPDNTTANDRESDWGTELVIRPASTSYAALGIFDSIKPFRARLKEILEPTCSTIQHWDNTVEMLSKREEIIGCLNKIFTEFKDYQKPFLLHPIWKTLGKSPIIDKGNAYDIFVWSDFAICRTFIDCASRERDVGKVTRLYRSTLRLARILYELTQTDKVNIHNIYTQMAFNLQTDKEFALNGKMTRRFMNHPRRYNPIMKLSSITNVIMNGGHKELSPERRFDQSLYYTAQELFKDDA is encoded by the coding sequence GTGGCGATTCACACAAATACTTCTGCTGTATACCTATGCACGAATCAAGAGCTTCAGGTAGAAGCGCGAGAAGAAGGTTTTGATTTTATATTTGGTACCGATGTGGCAAATAATGAATTGAGTTTTTTATTCGAGTCAAAATTCGAGCCTTACCAAGAATATTCAAGGACAGACATTAAAGGAATTGATCTCGTCCTAAAACTCGGTGACTCATTTATTCGAGCCTTGGAAGTTAAGCTTACAGTTATTCCGGACAATACCACTGCAAACGACAGAGAGTCTGACTGGGGTACCGAGTTGGTGATTAGACCTGCAAGTACTTCTTACGCCGCGCTAGGTATTTTTGATTCGATAAAACCATTTAGAGCGAGACTAAAGGAAATCTTAGAGCCTACCTGTTCGACAATTCAACATTGGGATAATACTGTTGAAATGTTGAGTAAAAGGGAGGAAATCATTGGGTGTTTAAATAAAATATTTACAGAGTTTAAAGACTACCAAAAACCTTTTTTATTACATCCAATATGGAAGACATTGGGTAAGTCACCGATTATTGATAAGGGTAATGCATATGATATTTTTGTTTGGAGCGACTTTGCTATTTGCCGTACCTTTATTGATTGCGCATCAAGAGAGCGAGATGTGGGGAAAGTTACAAGGCTTTATAGATCAACGCTAAGGCTTGCAAGGATTCTTTACGAACTAACACAAACAGATAAGGTAAATATTCATAATATTTATACTCAAATGGCTTTCAACCTGCAGACTGACAAAGAATTTGCTCTGAATGGTAAAATGACTCGTAGATTTATGAATCATCCTCGACGTTATAATCCAATTATGAAATTATCTAGCATCACAAATGTGATTATGAATGGCGGGCACAAAGAGTTAAGTCCAGAACGTCGTTTTGATCAAAGCTTGTATTATACAGCACAGGAATTATTTAAAGACGATGCTTAA
- a CDS encoding efflux RND transporter permease subunit gives MFQRIIQFAVANRLLLVLALFSISIASFFIIPKLNLDAFPDVTNVQVTVNTEAPGLAATEVEQLITYPIESVMYALPDVKEVRSISKTGLSGITVVFDESVDIYFARQLVFERLQAAKELIPEGVGTPEMGPNSSGLGQVYQYLLLAEPGSGVSSMELRSLNDYVVKLLLMPVEGITEVLSFGGEVKQYQVNLNPAKLLSYDLTQQDVMGAVNKNNGNVGGWYMPRGQEQLVIRGTGWLDSGKKGLQQIRQIPLKTVDGVSVTLGQVADVEIGSEIRQGAVSMSRKVDGEVNQLGEVVSGIVLKRMGSNTKATIDGIKKRIPLIQQALPEGVTFEPYYDQADLIQKAVSTVAYSLLIAFVFIIAVLALFLLNIRATFLVLLSIPVSIAIALMVMSAMGMSANLMSLGGIAVAIGMLVDGSVVMVENIFKHLSRPDSEHQDDAEQRTEHRDPDPQAAKLDSHGIKLRVKEAANEVARPVFFAAMIILVVFMPLFSFQGVEAKLFEPMAISIMLAIISAVFVAIMVVPALASYFFSRGIKPRENKLLKPLDNGYKRLLSVALRSKKAVIALAGVLFVGALVLVPRLGTEFAPELEEGTINIRVTLAPSSNLETALEVAPKLEKILMSFPETTYALSRIGRAEVGGDPEPISNIEIYVGLKPQSEWTTASDRYALQEKMEAKLDDHPGLLFNFSQPIATRVDELLSGVKSQLAIKLFGPELDVLARKGQEIESAVKQVDGAVAVAMEQIKGEAQLVVSPKRQQLSRYGLNVSDVLSVVDNGLGGASAGQIIRGNERYDIYVRLAKQFRDTPESIRSLRLLTPSGAWVTLGEVANVAIESGPPQIRRDDVQRRVVIQSNVQGRDMGSVVADIRKAIDEKVDLPTGYSVDIGGQFESQQRAQERLSIVVPISLALIALLLYFAFGTMGQAMLILVNVPLAVIGGIVALYVSGQYLSVPSAVGFITLFGVAVLNGVVLVESINQRITDGHAVNDAVFDGAWSRLRPVLMTAITSALGLIPMLFATGAGAEIQRPLATVIVGGLVSATLLTLVILPVLYPWFSKQKIKDLSR, from the coding sequence ATGTTTCAGCGCATTATTCAGTTTGCTGTCGCCAATCGCCTGTTATTGGTATTGGCTTTATTCAGCATCAGCATTGCGTCATTTTTTATTATTCCCAAACTTAATCTGGATGCCTTTCCCGATGTTACCAACGTTCAGGTAACGGTAAATACGGAAGCACCAGGATTAGCAGCGACCGAAGTCGAGCAGCTTATTACCTATCCGATAGAGTCGGTGATGTATGCCCTGCCCGACGTCAAAGAAGTTCGGTCAATCTCAAAAACAGGTTTATCGGGCATTACCGTGGTATTTGACGAGAGTGTCGATATCTACTTTGCCCGGCAACTGGTATTCGAGCGGCTGCAAGCGGCAAAGGAGTTGATTCCAGAGGGAGTCGGCACGCCCGAAATGGGCCCTAACTCTTCCGGTCTCGGCCAGGTTTATCAGTATCTGCTACTTGCCGAGCCGGGCTCTGGTGTCAGTAGCATGGAGCTACGCAGTCTTAACGACTATGTGGTTAAACTGCTACTGATGCCCGTTGAGGGAATTACCGAAGTCTTGTCCTTTGGCGGTGAAGTTAAGCAATATCAGGTTAACCTCAATCCCGCCAAGCTGCTGTCTTACGACCTTACCCAGCAAGACGTCATGGGCGCGGTCAACAAGAATAACGGTAACGTTGGTGGTTGGTATATGCCCCGCGGTCAGGAGCAGTTGGTTATTCGCGGCACCGGCTGGTTGGATAGCGGTAAAAAAGGCCTGCAACAAATACGACAAATACCGCTCAAAACCGTTGACGGCGTTTCCGTAACACTGGGACAGGTTGCCGACGTCGAAATCGGCAGTGAAATTCGCCAGGGGGCGGTCTCAATGTCGCGTAAAGTCGACGGCGAGGTCAACCAGTTGGGCGAAGTGGTGTCGGGTATTGTGCTCAAACGCATGGGCTCGAATACCAAAGCCACCATCGACGGTATTAAAAAGCGCATTCCGCTTATTCAGCAAGCATTACCCGAGGGTGTTACCTTTGAGCCGTATTATGATCAGGCCGATTTAATACAAAAAGCCGTATCTACGGTCGCGTATTCACTGCTCATTGCCTTTGTGTTTATTATCGCAGTATTAGCACTGTTTTTGCTCAACATACGCGCTACTTTTTTAGTGTTACTGTCCATTCCCGTTTCTATCGCCATTGCCCTGATGGTAATGTCCGCGATGGGCATGTCGGCTAACCTGATGTCGCTGGGCGGGATTGCTGTTGCCATTGGTATGCTGGTCGACGGCTCCGTGGTGATGGTTGAAAATATCTTTAAGCACTTAAGTCGTCCGGATAGTGAACACCAAGACGACGCCGAGCAACGCACAGAGCACCGCGACCCGGATCCTCAGGCAGCCAAACTCGATAGTCATGGTATCAAGCTGCGAGTTAAGGAAGCGGCTAACGAAGTGGCACGACCGGTATTCTTTGCCGCCATGATTATCTTGGTGGTCTTTATGCCACTGTTTAGTTTTCAGGGTGTTGAAGCTAAATTATTTGAGCCCATGGCTATCAGTATTATGCTGGCCATTATCTCCGCGGTTTTTGTGGCCATCATGGTTGTACCGGCATTAGCCAGTTACTTTTTCAGTCGGGGTATTAAGCCTCGTGAAAATAAGCTGCTTAAACCACTAGATAATGGTTATAAAAGACTATTATCGGTGGCGTTACGCAGTAAAAAGGCTGTTATTGCCCTGGCCGGTGTGCTGTTTGTCGGCGCTTTGGTGTTAGTGCCTCGTCTCGGCACAGAGTTTGCGCCCGAACTGGAAGAAGGCACGATTAATATTCGCGTGACATTAGCCCCCTCCTCTAACCTTGAAACGGCCTTAGAGGTGGCTCCGAAGCTTGAAAAAATCCTGATGTCGTTCCCGGAAACCACCTACGCACTCAGTCGCATTGGACGAGCCGAAGTGGGCGGCGATCCAGAGCCTATCAGCAACATCGAGATATATGTGGGTCTTAAGCCGCAGTCTGAATGGACAACAGCATCGGATCGCTACGCCTTACAAGAAAAAATGGAGGCAAAACTAGATGATCACCCAGGCTTGTTGTTTAATTTTTCACAACCTATTGCAACACGGGTTGATGAACTGCTCTCAGGTGTAAAATCGCAGCTAGCCATCAAACTATTTGGACCCGAGCTTGACGTGTTGGCCCGTAAAGGCCAGGAAATAGAAAGTGCCGTCAAGCAGGTTGACGGGGCCGTTGCAGTAGCGATGGAGCAAATAAAAGGTGAAGCACAACTGGTGGTTTCGCCGAAACGCCAACAACTCTCACGCTACGGCTTAAATGTCTCCGATGTACTTAGCGTTGTCGACAATGGCTTGGGTGGCGCTTCGGCAGGCCAGATCATTCGCGGTAATGAGCGCTATGATATTTACGTGCGGTTGGCCAAGCAATTCCGCGATACGCCGGAGTCTATTCGCTCGTTACGCTTGTTAACTCCCTCGGGGGCCTGGGTAACCTTAGGCGAAGTCGCCAACGTTGCAATTGAATCAGGACCACCGCAAATCCGTCGTGATGATGTACAGCGTCGCGTTGTAATTCAATCGAACGTTCAGGGTCGTGACATGGGCAGCGTGGTTGCCGATATTAGGAAGGCGATTGACGAGAAGGTGGATTTACCAACCGGTTACTCAGTCGACATTGGTGGCCAGTTCGAAAGTCAACAACGAGCACAGGAGCGCTTGTCCATTGTCGTTCCCATATCGCTGGCACTCATCGCCCTGCTGCTTTATTTTGCTTTCGGCACCATGGGTCAAGCCATGTTGATTTTGGTGAATGTACCGTTGGCAGTCATCGGTGGTATTGTGGCACTCTATGTGTCAGGACAGTACTTATCGGTGCCCAGCGCCGTGGGTTTCATCACACTGTTTGGTGTGGCGGTACTAAACGGTGTGGTTCTGGTCGAAAGTATAAACCAGAGAATAACCGATGGGCATGCAGTTAATGATGCCGTGTTTGATGGCGCATGGTCTCGACTACGCCCGGTATTAATGACGGCAATAACCTCAGCGTTAGGACTCATTCCCATGCTGTTTGCAACCGGCGCAGGCGCTGAAATTCAGCGTCCATTGGCCACCGTCATTGTTGGCGGTTTGGTGTCTGCGACATTGCTAACACTGGTTATCTTACCCGTGCTCTATCCTTGGTTTTCGAAACAAAAAATTAAGGATCTGAGCCGTTAG
- a CDS encoding efflux RND transporter periplasmic adaptor subunit → MSVKPLYAAIALALSFSVMAQDEHGHDEKEDTHKEKGKHEQGEHKESAGVELSSKQLSMADITTRTLQTQVIEYPVYAPGEVVANDFNSYIVSPRIDSTVLKRFVSIGDHVEKGEPLATLFSATMAEAQSQYLVTLNEWQRVQSLGESTVGEKRFVEAKNAFTSAQAQLKAFGMSASDIKRLSKANYPIGEYQLTSEIGGIVVSDNFKQGQQVNAGNHLVEVLQEETLWVNARLPGSADLSVQFGDPVTVSVDNQRFAAKVIQEGHTIDHKTRTRTVRLAVNNEKDQLHPGLFADVYFSVKSDGPVLAVKDSALMRASDGDWQIFIEHEPGKFEPKKVELVDEKGPWKVIRGVNEGTKYVDNGAFFVRSQIAKGGFDPHNH, encoded by the coding sequence ATGTCAGTAAAACCTTTATACGCAGCAATAGCACTTGCGCTGAGCTTTTCGGTTATGGCGCAGGATGAACACGGACACGACGAAAAAGAAGATACCCACAAAGAAAAAGGCAAACACGAGCAAGGTGAACATAAGGAAAGTGCAGGCGTGGAGCTATCCAGCAAGCAGCTGTCCATGGCGGATATCACCACGCGAACCTTGCAAACTCAAGTTATTGAATACCCGGTTTATGCTCCGGGCGAGGTGGTTGCTAACGACTTTAATAGCTATATCGTGAGTCCGCGCATCGATTCGACCGTTCTCAAACGTTTTGTCAGTATTGGCGACCACGTCGAAAAAGGTGAACCACTAGCCACCCTCTTCAGCGCCACCATGGCGGAGGCGCAAAGTCAGTATTTGGTCACACTTAACGAATGGCAACGCGTGCAGTCACTCGGTGAGTCAACGGTTGGTGAAAAACGCTTTGTTGAAGCGAAAAACGCCTTTACCTCAGCGCAAGCGCAACTCAAAGCATTTGGTATGTCAGCCAGCGACATTAAGCGTTTAAGTAAAGCTAACTACCCTATCGGCGAATACCAACTGACCTCAGAAATTGGCGGGATTGTGGTTAGCGATAACTTCAAGCAAGGCCAGCAAGTTAATGCCGGTAATCACTTGGTTGAAGTGCTGCAAGAAGAAACCTTGTGGGTTAATGCTCGTCTACCAGGCTCAGCTGACCTTAGTGTGCAGTTTGGTGATCCTGTTACAGTGAGTGTCGACAATCAGCGCTTTGCGGCAAAAGTCATTCAGGAAGGCCACACAATAGACCATAAAACCCGCACCCGAACGGTACGACTTGCGGTAAATAACGAAAAGGACCAATTACACCCTGGTTTATTTGCGGATGTTTATTTCTCAGTTAAGTCGGATGGACCGGTGCTTGCAGTTAAGGACTCAGCCTTAATGCGGGCATCTGATGGTGACTGGCAGATATTCATTGAGCACGAACCCGGAAAGTTTGAACCGAAGAAAGTCGAATTGGTTGATGAAAAGGGTCCGTGGAAAGTTATTCGAGGCGTTAACGAAGGCACAAAATACGTAGACAACGGCGCGTTTTTCGTTCGCTCACAAATCGCTAAAGGCGGTTTTGACCCACATAACCACTAA
- a CDS encoding serine hydrolase — MTLSLKHLASFVFGVLLFSTAPAFGQSADEIRATAEEALSAFNIPGLAVVAVKDGEVILAEGFGVRDIGNGEPVTADTLFGVASHTKAFTAAALATLVEQKKLHWDDKVIQHIPEFRLSDPAITAELTIRDLLSHRSGLGLGAGDLMIWPNTDKSTADILAGLAHVPFASGLRERFAYNNLMFVTAGEVIARASGMSYNDYVRETLLEPLGMTDTVLGYSNIPSDVSNVAVGTIEMNDDLHRFPLDYLEDFAAAGAMASNANDFAKWLLAQVAQGSNSSGSSVFSADSQRAMWQVVTPLSVSASAAENGTHYRGYGLGWFVKNEHGVKHVYHSGGILGMLSLTTIIPERNFAITVMSNQQAFGALTAITQEALEDLLELTDRDWVAEESEKYREFMDAKAEFKMPTLDVVRKALPLTRYVGSYHDAWYGAVDIGMADKKLRINFTHTPMLKGTLEHYNGDTFVVRWDEPLLEADAYIDFNVNRSNEVTGAQMEAVAPFTDFSFDFHNLELERLAYNPN, encoded by the coding sequence ATGACGTTATCTCTCAAACACTTAGCCAGTTTCGTGTTCGGTGTATTGCTCTTTTCAACCGCGCCAGCGTTTGGGCAATCTGCCGATGAAATTCGTGCAACCGCTGAAGAAGCGTTGAGCGCATTTAATATTCCTGGGCTCGCTGTGGTTGCGGTGAAAGATGGTGAAGTGATTTTGGCCGAAGGCTTCGGGGTGCGTGATATTGGTAACGGCGAACCGGTAACTGCGGACACCCTATTCGGCGTGGCCTCACATACCAAAGCATTCACGGCAGCGGCGCTTGCCACATTAGTCGAGCAAAAGAAACTTCATTGGGACGACAAAGTCATTCAGCACATTCCTGAATTTCGTTTGTCAGACCCTGCCATTACAGCCGAACTGACCATTCGTGACTTGTTGAGCCATCGCTCTGGCTTAGGCCTCGGTGCTGGCGATTTAATGATTTGGCCAAATACTGACAAATCCACCGCCGACATTCTGGCTGGGCTTGCCCACGTACCGTTTGCTTCTGGGCTGCGTGAGCGGTTCGCCTACAACAACTTAATGTTTGTTACCGCCGGTGAAGTGATCGCACGCGCAAGTGGCATGTCATATAACGATTATGTGCGAGAAACGCTACTTGAACCGTTGGGCATGACTGACACCGTACTTGGTTATTCGAATATTCCGTCAGACGTTTCTAATGTCGCCGTCGGCACCATTGAAATGAATGACGACTTACACCGCTTCCCGCTGGATTATCTGGAAGATTTTGCAGCAGCAGGCGCTATGGCAAGCAACGCCAATGACTTCGCAAAATGGCTTCTAGCGCAGGTCGCTCAAGGTTCAAATTCTTCAGGTTCATCAGTATTCAGTGCGGATTCGCAACGTGCCATGTGGCAGGTTGTGACGCCACTGTCGGTAAGCGCTAGCGCTGCAGAGAACGGCACCCATTACCGTGGCTACGGCCTTGGTTGGTTCGTGAAAAACGAGCATGGCGTGAAGCACGTTTACCATAGCGGTGGCATTTTAGGCATGCTCTCACTCACAACCATCATTCCCGAGCGCAACTTCGCCATTACCGTGATGAGCAATCAACAAGCCTTCGGTGCATTAACCGCTATCACTCAAGAAGCGCTGGAAGATTTATTAGAGCTAACAGATCGTGATTGGGTGGCGGAAGAAAGTGAGAAATACCGGGAGTTTATGGACGCCAAAGCCGAATTTAAAATGCCAACGCTTGATGTTGTACGCAAAGCGTTGCCGTTGACGCGTTACGTAGGCAGCTACCACGATGCATGGTACGGCGCGGTGGATATTGGCATGGCGGACAAGAAGTTACGCATTAACTTTACCCACACGCCAATGCTGAAAGGAACACTAGAGCACTACAACGGCGATACTTTTGTAGTGCGCTGGGACGAGCCATTGTTAGAAGCCGATGCCTATATTGATTTTAATGTGAACCGCTCGAATGAGGTCACCGGTGCCCAAATGGAAGCCGTTGCGCCGTTTACCGATTTTAGCTTCGATTTTCATAATTTAGAATTAGAACGTCTAGCCTATAATCCTAATTGA
- a CDS encoding TolC family protein: MGPFSTHSKRLFIAVSLAISSSYANAQQLPEQWQKTVQQHPSVEAAQQQAEALIQQGKQLNQPLYNPSLSSRLEREGDINNYTVGLSQTLDWSTRNEARASQSDAMTAMAVSIYRQSATSHAKTLLNAYVQWLDAKQRSALAEQQEKIVKQAISLVAERRKAGDLGAVDEQLTVLALSRQLQQTAAAYQQLQSAEAELNALLTTIDVGQLSINEELFNVEPALTARWQQHPALKAAYLQWQLKRADVDWKRSLTTANPTVGVEAGESDNETVIGLSFSIPLQVRNNYSDAVRAANSEAVAEEKRLIALRQQWQAALKSSLNNYRFVKKQWQSWQRDFQSRQDESMQVIEQSWLAGDLSTTDYLTAVQQQLDSQFAGIALQTQYRLAAIEWLYRSGELSKALTLSPLSQPTNAEIGE; encoded by the coding sequence ATGGGTCCGTTTTCGACACATAGCAAACGCTTGTTTATTGCCGTAAGTCTGGCAATAAGTTCAAGCTACGCCAATGCACAACAGTTGCCCGAGCAATGGCAAAAAACTGTGCAGCAACACCCCAGTGTTGAAGCCGCTCAACAGCAGGCTGAAGCGCTGATCCAACAGGGCAAACAATTAAATCAGCCTTTGTACAACCCTAGCTTATCGTCACGCTTAGAGCGCGAGGGTGACATCAATAATTACACTGTTGGCCTAAGCCAAACGCTGGACTGGAGCACTCGCAATGAAGCACGAGCCAGTCAGAGTGACGCCATGACGGCTATGGCAGTGAGTATTTATCGCCAGTCGGCGACATCGCATGCTAAAACTCTGTTGAATGCCTATGTGCAATGGCTGGATGCAAAACAGCGTTCCGCACTGGCCGAGCAACAAGAGAAAATCGTTAAACAGGCGATAAGCTTGGTTGCCGAACGACGTAAAGCCGGTGACTTAGGTGCCGTCGACGAACAACTGACGGTACTCGCACTAAGTCGGCAACTGCAACAAACGGCAGCGGCTTATCAACAGCTGCAATCCGCTGAAGCAGAGTTAAACGCTCTGCTAACCACGATTGATGTCGGTCAACTCTCCATTAATGAGGAGCTATTTAACGTTGAACCTGCGTTAACGGCTCGTTGGCAACAACATCCAGCGTTAAAAGCCGCTTACCTGCAATGGCAATTAAAGCGCGCCGATGTCGACTGGAAACGCTCGTTAACCACCGCCAACCCAACCGTAGGCGTCGAAGCGGGCGAGAGCGATAACGAAACAGTAATTGGCTTATCATTCAGCATTCCACTACAGGTTCGCAATAACTACAGCGATGCGGTGCGCGCAGCCAATAGCGAAGCTGTTGCTGAAGAAAAACGTTTGATTGCACTAAGGCAACAATGGCAAGCAGCACTGAAATCGTCTCTTAACAATTATCGTTTTGTGAAAAAACAGTGGCAAAGCTGGCAAAGAGACTTTCAATCTCGGCAGGATGAGTCGATGCAGGTGATTGAGCAGTCCTGGCTCGCCGGTGACCTATCCACCACAGACTACCTCACCGCTGTGCAACAGCAGCTCGATAGCCAATTTGCAGGGATAGCGCTGCAAACACAATATCGGTTGGCCGCCATTGAATGGTTGTACCGTTCGGGCGAACTCAGTAAAGCACTGACGTTATCGCCGTTAAGCCAGCCAACAAACGCAGAGATTGGAGAGTAA
- the cydB gene encoding cytochrome d ubiquinol oxidase subunit II has translation MDYALIWAALIAIAVFAYVALDGFDLGMGILFPWIREERYRDRMVNSVAPVWDGNETWLVLGGGGLLAVFPLAYSVLMPALYMPVIAMLLGLIFRGVAFEFRFKSKANKHWWDRAFMLGSMVAALSQGIMLGAMLQGIAVTDRAYAGGWFDWLSPFTLFAGIAVCVGYALLGATWLVMKTDGPLQARAYNYGRNSAILLILAIAGVSIYLVSSFENVAERWLSWPGSAGLWLVPFALAVIGGGLLNSLTKQQEGRPYLWALGVFLIAFIGFAVSIFPYLIPFQITLWEAAAPDNSLAFLLVGAVILLPIIFAYTGYTYWVFRGKVKEDSGYHD, from the coding sequence ATGGATTATGCACTCATTTGGGCTGCTCTTATTGCTATTGCTGTGTTCGCCTATGTCGCACTCGATGGCTTCGATTTAGGTATGGGAATTTTGTTTCCATGGATACGAGAAGAAAGATATCGTGACCGCATGGTCAACAGCGTTGCCCCCGTTTGGGATGGCAATGAAACCTGGTTGGTGCTTGGCGGTGGTGGTTTGCTTGCCGTCTTCCCTTTAGCCTATTCGGTATTAATGCCAGCGCTCTACATGCCTGTGATTGCGATGTTATTGGGGCTGATATTCCGCGGCGTAGCATTTGAGTTCCGCTTTAAGAGTAAAGCCAACAAACATTGGTGGGATCGCGCCTTCATGCTCGGCTCTATGGTGGCGGCGTTAAGCCAAGGCATCATGCTCGGCGCTATGTTGCAAGGTATTGCGGTAACCGACCGCGCCTATGCGGGCGGCTGGTTTGATTGGCTTAGCCCGTTCACTCTCTTTGCGGGCATTGCGGTTTGTGTGGGATACGCGCTGTTGGGCGCAACTTGGTTAGTGATGAAAACCGACGGCCCATTACAAGCGCGTGCCTATAACTACGGTCGTAACAGTGCCATCTTATTAATTCTTGCCATTGCTGGCGTGAGTATTTATTTGGTGTCGTCATTTGAAAACGTGGCAGAACGCTGGCTTTCTTGGCCTGGCTCAGCTGGGCTGTGGTTGGTGCCGTTTGCCTTGGCTGTCATTGGCGGCGGATTGCTCAACTCACTCACCAAACAACAAGAAGGCCGCCCTTATTTATGGGCGCTTGGTGTATTCCTGATTGCCTTTATTGGGTTTGCCGTAAGTATTTTCCCTTATTTAATCCCATTTCAAATCACCCTCTGGGAAGCTGCGGCACCAGATAATAGCTTGGCGTTCTTGTTAGTTGGCGCGGTCATTTTGCTGCCGATTATATTTGCTTATACCGGCTACACGTACTGGGTATTCCGCGGCAAAGTGAAAGAAGATAGTGGCTACCATGACTAA